The DNA window CATAGAAACCTTAAACCTTATCCATAGGAGAGTCGATCATGGAATCCAGAGACAAGAGTACCGGTACCTCCCGCCGCAACTTTCTAAAAAATACGGGAGCATTGGGGGCAGGTTTATACCTCGGCGGTCTTGCCAAATCTGCCGTTGCTGCCGGTGAGACACTAGCCATAAACGGCGGTGCCAAAGCAGTGACCCACGTAGCGAAGGATCCGACCCGTTGGCCGATCTACGGTGAAGAAGAGATTGCTCAGGTCTCCGCATTACTCCTGAACCCGAGCTATACGCCCGTGGCTGAATTCGAAGAAGCATGGCAAGCCTTCTTCGATTGTCCCCTGGTGAAAGCGCATTTTAACGGAACCAGCGCGCTGACTTCCATGCTCTTTGCCACGGACTTTCCCGAAGGCAGCGAAATCCTTGTGCCGGACTATAGCACGTGGTTCCCCGTCGTTCCCATGCGCTTCTTCGGATTGGTCCCTGTCTTTGTCGACGTGAATCCCAATACTATGAATCTGGATGTGGAAGACTGCAAAAAACATTTGACCGCAAAAACAAAAGCGATTCTCCCCGTCCACTGGTTTGGGCTGCCTTGCGACATGGACGATATTTGCGCCTTTGCCGATGAACACGGCTTGTCTGTCCTTGAAGATGCGAGCCATGCCCATGGCGCAAAGGGCAACGGAAAACTAGTGGGCAACTGGGGTCGTATGGCAGGTTTCAGCCTGCAAGGCTCCAAACCGCTGCCCGCGATTGAAGGCGGCATGGCGATGTATAAGGATCGGGGCGATTACGAGCGCGCCGTCACTTACGGCAACTATGATCTTCCGAACAGCTTCCCGGAAGACAGTCCCTATCGCAAATATCAAGGAACCGCCTTTGGTTCTAAATTGCGCATCCATCCCGTTGCCGCCATTTTGGGCCGTCTCCAGCTGGCGCAGCTGGTCGATCGTAATACAGCGGGTATCGCGCAAATGGCGAGGCTTAACGAGCGTCTCAGCCAGCTTCCCGGTCTGTCACCACAATATGTACGCCCCGGAATTGACCGCGTTTACTACTCGAAAAATATGTTTTTCATTGATGAAGCCAAAGCCGGTTTCAGCCGAGAAAAGGCGATAGCCGCGTTGCAGGCTGAAGGCGTCGATGTAACCGCTTTCACCTGGACCTTGCTTCACACCTATCCCGTGATGAGCGAGTCGAAATACTGGCGTCATATGCCGGTGCTGCCCGATGCCGTTCCCGGATGTGACCAAGCCAACCGTCAGGCGATCCAATTGCCCTATTGGACTTCTGACCAGCCCGAATTGGTGGAACAATATGCCGCCGCTTTCGAAAAAGTATGGGCAAACAAGAATAAACTTGCCTGATCTTTTGCTTAACCTTTAACAGACTTTGATAAATCGCGTCTCTCAGATATTACGTGTGGGAGGCGCGATTCTTTTTTCAGTAAAGCCTTTGAGCGGCACTGTTCTGTTCAGGAGACAACGCTGCCTTTGAAAAAGGCTAATGGGGAGGGGGAAGAAAAGAAATGGCGCGCCCAGCAGGATTCGAACCTGCGGCCTCTTGCTCCGGAGGCAAGCGCTCTATCCAGCTGAGCTATGGGCGCCCCTTTTGAGTACACTAGTTTATCACAAATAAGCGGGTGGGTTCGAACCACGGAAGAGTCTTTCATCCCCCTGTCACTCTTCGCTTTGCTCAAAATGATAGGGAAGGCTAGACAGCGCGTGTAAGGCAACGCCTCGAAGACAAAACATCCACGGGCGCAATCAATCACGCCCCTGCACAGGAAAGCTTTGTGCGCCGCACGCCATCCGATCCGTGCCGTTGCTGCACAATGCTTTCCATCACACACGCGTGATCAGCAGTTGCGGCAGAATCACTGAACCTGATAACGGAGATAATAGGGACCGTAGCTAAATTCGTAGGGTAAAGTCCCGTAATGAACCTCAATTTTAAATTTAACGCTGTAGGAGCCGGGCGCTACTTTCAACCCCCCGTCCGTGTCAAAGATATCAGGAATCACATAGGCTGTATTAGCATCGTATAGACTATAGAAAGGCAGATTCAAAGGTTCCGCCTCATTATATTCAATGGCAACTTTTCCGGGCAGCGTTCCGGGAAGAAAATCAGATTCATCTTGGACAGTCCAATACAATTGGGCGAAGGTTGGTCGATGTTCTCCGCCTATGTTTTCAATCATGACTTCAAGAAGGCTGTCTTCATCCACAGTACCAAGATCAAAGATACTGGACTCCTGCGTTTCTCCCTTCGAAGAAAAAGTGAAACGGGCATAAGGAAATGAAAAGGCAGCTGAAGGTTCATAGCCAATATCAATGGCGGCAGGGGCAGTGAAATATTTTCCGTCAGGCGTGCCGTTGTATGTGGGATCGGTGATTTCTAAGAGCAGCGACATCGGTTCCTTAATCCCATTGATGTAGATAGTACCGAGATTTCCATAGTCACCATAAGCAAGGGGTCGTCTGGAACCGGAAGACTCAAGAACAATGATATCCTTTGATCTACGCATATTCCAATCGGCAACCAATCCTCCCTGCTCGCTAGGAGTCGTTTCAAATGTCCAAGCCTGACCTTCAGAAGCGGTCAGTTTGAAGCTTAAACGGCTTAGATTGCGGGGCGCATAATCCATGTACACTTGAACAGCGGCGGTCCCGTCGGCAGCAATACCTTGGGTCTTCATGCCGATTTGTCCGAGCTTAACATCATTGGCCAGGAACAAGCCCGGAATATTATCATAGATAAGGGTTTCTTCCACAGAGGGTTTGACCGCCTCCACCTTCAATCTGGTTTGAACCTGAACGCTTCCTTCTTCATTAAGTGTCACATAGGATAGCGTAACATGAGCGCCTAGATCGCCCGGGATGGAAGGAAGATCGGCATTATCAGGGTTGGGCCGACACCTGTCGAGCAAACCATCTTTGGATGGAATATTCAAAGGCAGTCCATTTTCGTCTACCACGCCGGGAACCTTCTTATGCTGCGCGGCGTAGTAGTGTCCTCCACTTTCCGTACTTATTTGGATCAATGGATTGGCTAAGACCTCGCGTCCCCAGCCGATCGAAAAGGATCGTACCCGCAGATTTTGAAGGTACTGTGCTGTTGTGGATACGTCACCCGGCGGTGTCGTGGTACGTCCGTCGGAAACGAGCACTAAAATACGGTTTGCCACAGCATCAAAATCAAGCAAATAAGGATCCATCATCGCCAGTGCCGTCGCGCCGGCATTGATGGCTGGAAAGAGCGGTGTTGCACCATGATCATCTACGTGCAACTTATCTAAACGATACTGCAGAATATTTTTGTCTGTGGTAAAGGCCCCATAATGATCAGGGGATAGATAGCCCGCAGGCGCGTCGCGTAATATGCGGATTACCGCCCCGTCAATCGATCGGCGTTCGTTAAATACCGCCAAAGCCACCTGATAATGGTCGGGGAAGCTTTCTATCATCTCACCGATTGTTTCTTTATATAAGGCTTCAAGGGGAGACCGTGATCCCGGAACCAATTGTCCATCATCGACAAGCACTTGCGCCGCTTTCGCCATACTGGCAGAAAAATCCAAGAGAATCATCACGGTGAAACTCATTGTTTCGTCTTTTTTGATGAAGATATTGGTTTCCGTCATTTCGAGGGGAGCGCCATTTTCAAGAATTTCGGCGCTGATCGTGTTCAAGGGATAGAGGGTAGCGTCATCGTTAGGATTGTCCATGAAACTTGGGAACACACGTTGCCGTATATCGCGAAGCAATAAATTGCTGCGTATAAGCGACGGTACACGCACACGGGGAGCGGCGCATTCAATCGTCAATTCGGCAATATCTACATTGAGCGCCACTTCAACGGGTTTCACGGGATAGGCATTGTCAGGCACATTTTCCGCGCTAATGATGAGTTTTCCGGAAGCGCCGGTGCCGCTGATGCGTTCACGGTCAATGGCAACACTCACGAATTGCCAATCTTTTATTTCTCCGCCCCGTCCGATACTCTTGCCGCGGGCAGGCTCCACATAGATCCAGTCCGGCTGGTTGGCAGTGACGACGAAATCAAGGGGATATCCGGCATCACCGGTATTAGCAACTTCAAAATAAATGGTAGATAAATCTCTGCCGAAATCCAAGGTGCTCGGTCTGGTTCCAATAGAAATCGTGTAGGGATCCCGTATCTGCGTTTCCACATAGCTTAAGGTCTGTGTCGGATCATTCGATTTGATCGGTATACGATAGGAACCGCCATCCCGGTTCAATTGGCTGCGATCTGCTTTTACCGTCACCGTGCTCTGACGCCCGGGAGCAAGACTACCTTGCATGGGATTAATCGACACAATCCATCCCGGTAACGCAGCAGCATCAATTTCCCAAGCCAGATCAGATTTACCTTCGTTCGCTATTACAAAACTTTCGCTGTCTTCACCAATATCAATCATAATAAAGGGTATATTGGCATTATCGACGCCATCGCCGCTAATAATAATTTTCGGGAATAACTGTTGCGCTGCACGGACCAAGATTTCGACGGGCGCTGTTCCTTCTACACCGGATGGCGTAATAATCAGGTTATGTTCAAAAGACACCTGTTCCGGATCTTTGGAACGGTCAACGCTAAGCTGAACTCTTTGAACTTGAGTCCCTTCAACAGAACCTTGCAGGGGCTCTATGGTCAACCAAGACGGCAAGGTGCGGGCATTAATAGACCAGCGTAAGGGGTTTGGTCCGTCGTTCCAAAGAGAAATATTCTTGAGCTCATCAAAGGAACCGAAATTCAGGACTCTGGGTTCCGCTTCCAAGGCATCCGGCACAGGGTCGCGCAGACGGTTTACGGAGACCCTGACCGATTGGCTTAGTGTACCGGCGTTAAAGAGGATCGTTTCAGATAATTTCCCGGGGTTGTATGCGGTAACATGGGCAGTAAGACCGACGGTGAGTTCTTCGCCGGCGTCAAGGGCACCCGAACTGGGCACGACAGCTAACCAATCGGCCGTATCGGGCAGCACAGCATTCCATGTAAGAGGCCCATCCCCTTCATTGATAAGCGTAAGTGTCGCCACCGCCTGATCCTGCGTATCGCCGAGATTAATGCTATGAGGTGTTACAAGGAAAAGAAGGGCTTCAGGCACTTCCATGGTTACGGGCACACTTAGCGTGAAGTTCGTCTCCTTATAAGAAACTTTTACAACACCTTCATAGCGTCCGGGGGCCAATCCTGTTGGATCGGCATAGACCTGAAGTTCAAAAGGTGTATTTTGATTGACAGTAATGGCGTGAGCATTTACATCTAACCACGGGAAATCCGCATTGGTGAGAACAGAGAGAGAATAGCTCGTTTCCAGATCTGTCCGCACTATAAGTTTTTTGGTAGTTGGTTGGGTTAATACGCCAAATTCTAAGACCTTTGGCGCAAGCGTAAAGGCTTGGGCAGCGGCTGTCACGTGCAATCTTTTGCTGCCGCCGTTTGAATTAAAGATAATTGTCGCCTCATAGGGTTCCGCGGCGGGGTACAAGAGCGCCCGGTTTATGTGCACGCGGACTTCATCTTTACCGCCTCTTTCCAAGCTTCCTGAATTCGGACTTAGGCTTAACCAGTCGATCTCTTCTTGTACTACAGCCTCCCATTCCAAGTCGTCGTCGCCTGTATTCTGTACTTCTACGACTTTTTCCGCTTCGTTATTCGCGAATTCCAGT is part of the Candidatus Hydrogenedentota bacterium genome and encodes:
- a CDS encoding twin-arginine translocation signal domain-containing protein, translated to MESRDKSTGTSRRNFLKNTGALGAGLYLGGLAKSAVAAGETLAINGGAKAVTHVAKDPTRWPIYGEEEIAQVSALLLNPSYTPVAEFEEAWQAFFDCPLVKAHFNGTSALTSMLFATDFPEGSEILVPDYSTWFPVVPMRFFGLVPVFVDVNPNTMNLDVEDCKKHLTAKTKAILPVHWFGLPCDMDDICAFADEHGLSVLEDASHAHGAKGNGKLVGNWGRMAGFSLQGSKPLPAIEGGMAMYKDRGDYERAVTYGNYDLPNSFPEDSPYRKYQGTAFGSKLRIHPVAAILGRLQLAQLVDRNTAGIAQMARLNERLSQLPGLSPQYVRPGIDRVYYSKNMFFIDEAKAGFSREKAIAALQAEGVDVTAFTWTLLHTYPVMSESKYWRHMPVLPDAVPGCDQANRQAIQLPYWTSDQPELVEQYAAAFEKVWANKNKLA
- a CDS encoding VWA domain-containing protein yields the protein MKWMAGRVAPLLTIAMAVMVLTGCPLLTNPRPLVQPAVISLNESKPMERISITNTGSGILKWTATTSEPWLLLSFQDSTYRDEISGATDTVDLLRVHLVSALLPNDTDSFSTEIILETNNGIIMIPVAVNKVLGPVISVEPEILEFANNEAEKVVEVQNTGDDDLEWEAVVQEEIDWLSLSPNSGSLERGGKDEVRVHINRALLYPAAEPYEATIIFNSNGGSKRLHVTAAAQAFTLAPKVLEFGVLTQPTTKKLIVRTDLETSYSLSVLTNADFPWLDVNAHAITVNQNTPFELQVYADPTGLAPGRYEGVVKVSYKETNFTLSVPVTMEVPEALLFLVTPHSINLGDTQDQAVATLTLINEGDGPLTWNAVLPDTADWLAVVPSSGALDAGEELTVGLTAHVTAYNPGKLSETILFNAGTLSQSVRVSVNRLRDPVPDALEAEPRVLNFGSFDELKNISLWNDGPNPLRWSINARTLPSWLTIEPLQGSVEGTQVQRVQLSVDRSKDPEQVSFEHNLIITPSGVEGTAPVEILVRAAQQLFPKIIISGDGVDNANIPFIMIDIGEDSESFVIANEGKSDLAWEIDAAALPGWIVSINPMQGSLAPGRQSTVTVKADRSQLNRDGGSYRIPIKSNDPTQTLSYVETQIRDPYTISIGTRPSTLDFGRDLSTIYFEVANTGDAGYPLDFVVTANQPDWIYVEPARGKSIGRGGEIKDWQFVSVAIDRERISGTGASGKLIISAENVPDNAYPVKPVEVALNVDIAELTIECAAPRVRVPSLIRSNLLLRDIRQRVFPSFMDNPNDDATLYPLNTISAEILENGAPLEMTETNIFIKKDETMSFTVMILLDFSASMAKAAQVLVDDGQLVPGSRSPLEALYKETIGEMIESFPDHYQVALAVFNERRSIDGAVIRILRDAPAGYLSPDHYGAFTTDKNILQYRLDKLHVDDHGATPLFPAINAGATALAMMDPYLLDFDAVANRILVLVSDGRTTTPPGDVSTTAQYLQNLRVRSFSIGWGREVLANPLIQISTESGGHYYAAQHKKVPGVVDENGLPLNIPSKDGLLDRCRPNPDNADLPSIPGDLGAHVTLSYVTLNEEGSVQVQTRLKVEAVKPSVEETLIYDNIPGLFLANDVKLGQIGMKTQGIAADGTAAVQVYMDYAPRNLSRLSFKLTASEGQAWTFETTPSEQGGLVADWNMRRSKDIIVLESSGSRRPLAYGDYGNLGTIYINGIKEPMSLLLEITDPTYNGTPDGKYFTAPAAIDIGYEPSAAFSFPYARFTFSSKGETQESSIFDLGTVDEDSLLEVMIENIGGEHRPTFAQLYWTVQDESDFLPGTLPGKVAIEYNEAEPLNLPFYSLYDANTAYVIPDIFDTDGGLKVAPGSYSVKFKIEVHYGTLPYEFSYGPYYLRYQVQ